The window CCGTGGGACTTCGAGGTCGCCGGCGACCCGCGCACGGTCGCCGACCTGGTCACGCCCGACGGCCTGAAGTGGATTGCCGGCTTCGCCCAGGGGATCGGGCCGACCCTCGACCTGATCGTGCCGCGCACCGCGGACGGCAGGCTCGGCACTTCGACCACGCTGGTGCGCGACGCCCACGCGCGCGGACTGGTGCTGCACCCCTACACCGCGCGGAACGAGAACACCTTCCTGCCGGCCGAATACCGCAAGGGCACCGACCCGGCCGACTACGGGGACGCCTTCGGCGCCTTCCGCCGGTACTTCGAACTGGGCATCGACGGCATCTTCACCGACAACCCGGACACCGGGCTGCTCGCGGCCGAGGACTTCCGCCCGGGCCGCGGCGGACGCCGCTGACGAGCCCCCGCCCCCTCCGGGGCGGAACACCGGCCGAACGCGTCAACGGGCACGCGGAGTTTCTCGTACGAGTGTTCCGGGCCCGGCGCGGAAACCACCGGGCGGGACCCCCGCGTCCCGCCCGGCATGGACCTGCTGAAGGACGCCAACCTTCTGAACGAACTGGGACCGCTGCTCTCCGCCGAGGCGGCAGCGGAGGCCCCGGCCGCCGGAGTGGACGCGGCCGACCTGGAACAAGCCGTCTGGGTCAGGCTGCTGGAGAGCGGACCCGCCCCTGAGCCCGCCGACCGCGCGAGCTGGCTGCGCCGGGCCGTGCGCGCCGAGGCGCGCGGGGCGCGCCGCCGGGCGCGGCGCGAAGTCCCCTACGGCGCCCGCCCCGGCAGCGCCGGCGCCGAACCGGAGGACGCCGCCCTGCACGGGGAGGTCAACCGCGTCCTCCGATCGGCTGTCGCCCGGTTGCCCGGACGTTGTCCGGAACTCATAGGGGCACTTCTTTCGCCCAGGGACCTCACCTACCGTGAAATCGCAGGAGAGTTGGGTATCTCACAAGGAAGTTTGGGACCCGTACGTTCCCGTTGCCTGGGATGTCTGCGCAGAATGCTGGCTGCAGAGGTTGCGGCTCCTGACCTGCGGGGAAGGGAGCGGTAGACCAACGGGCCACCAGGTGAGCGGGAGGCATGCGCACATGGGCATGAGTGTGACCATTTCGGCGGCGGCCGCCGAGGACGCGGAGCAGATCTTCAAGCTGCAGTACCTGGCGTTCCAGAGCGAGGCCGAGCTCTACGGCAACTACCTCATCCAACCGCTCACCCAGTCGCTCGACTCCCTCAAGGCGGAGCTGGAGACGGACACCGTGTTGGTGGCCCGACTCGGCGACGAGGTCGTCGGCACCGTCCGCGGCAACGTGGACGAGGACGGCACGGGCAGGATCGCCAAGCTCTGCGTCCACCCCCGACTCCAGGGCCACGGCCTCGGCGCCCGACTGCTGCGCGCGGTCGAGGCGGCGCTCACGGGCGACGGCGAGACCAGCCGCTTCCGGCTGCACACCGGCCACAAGAGCGAGGCCAACCTGCGGCTGTACCGCAAGGCGGGCTACATCCGGGTCGGCGACCGCACCGCCTCCGACGGCGTGCACCTGGTGATCCTGGAGAAGGAGGCGAAGGCCGCCTCGGACTTCGCCGTCAGCGCCTGACCTCCCGTCACCATGGGTCGGCCGCCCCTCGCCCGGATCGGTCGACCCTCACCGCCGGCCGGGGTTCTCCTCAGCCCTGCCGGCGCCGGCGCAGCCAGAGCATCCCGGTGATCGGCAGGATCACCGGGATGAACAGGTAGCCCATCCCGAAGTCCGACCACACGGTCGCGTCCGGGAAGGCGTCGGGTTCCACCAGCGTCCAGGTGCCCACGACGAGTACGCCGGTCAGCTCGGCGGCGCAGCAGATCCGCGCCGCCTTGCGGGCCGTCTCCCCGCCGCGCACCAGCGAGTACGTGATGAAGGCGTAGACCAGCGCGGCCACCGCCGACAGGGCGTACGGCAGCGGGGCCCGGTCGAACTCGGTGGAGATCTGGTAGGCCGACCGCGAGACCGCGCCGACCGTGATCACCCCGTACAGCCAGACCAGCAGCAGGCCCGGCCCGGAGACCAGTCGCTCGCGCGCCGGGGTCGGCGGGGCCGCGGCGGAATCGGTGTCGGGCATGTCAGGCACCGGCGGTTCCCCAGATGTCGTAGAGGCGTACTTCGAGGACGGCCAGGACGACCGCGCCCGCGGCCACCGTCACCGAACCCCACTTGGTCCGCTCGGTGAGCGAGAGCATCCCGGCCGCCGGGACCGCCGCGAAGGCGCCCAGCAGGTAGGCCACGAAGATCACCGTGCCCTCGTCGGCCTTCTCGCCGCGACCCAGCTGCACCAGGCCGATCACCAGCTGGGCCAGGACCAGCACGGTCACCACGGCCATGCCGATGAAATGCCAGTCCTTGGTCGGCTGGTCCCGCAGTGCGGCGTGACCGCACCAGGCGGCGAGAGCGAGTGCGGCCACACCGATGGCGACCGTCAGGGCGTCGAGCATGCAGCGAGGGTATTACGGGCCGAAAGACCCGATGCGCCCACCCCTCGGCGCGGGCTTTCCCGGAAGGCATGAAGCCTGGAGACGCGCACGACACACCCGCGGGCACGTGCGTCACGCATTTCCTGCCGGCCGCCGCCCGGCTCGGGGTCGACCCGGCCCGCTGCGTGGTCTTCGAGGACGCCCCCGCCGGCCTGGCCGCCGGTCGGGCGGCCGGCATGCGGACCGTGGCCTTGACCACAAGGCACACCGCCGCCGAGCTCGACGCGGACGTGGTCGTGCGGGACCTCTCGGCCGTGTCCGCGCAGGTCACGGCCGCCGGTGTGACGATCCGGACGGACGGCTGAGACTGATCGATGCTGTCCGGAATGTGGTCGATATTCGTCCGCTATCCGGACTGTATTGATCGGTCACGTGACAGGTCTGCTTTACTGGGGCCATGACCACGACGAGCAGCCGCACCCTTGCGACCGAGGCGACCACGACGCCCGGTGCTCGTTGTATGTGTCGAATGTGCGCCTTCTGAGGGCCCCCTCCCAGCAGTCTCGCGCCCCGAAGCGAGACCGGCCGAGCCCCGTCCGGCACCACCGTGTGACACCCGGAACGCTCCTGCCCCGCGCACGCGCCGCCATCGCCGATTCGTGATGGTTCGCCCCGTGACGCGTCCCCTGATGTTTGCCCCGTGCCCGGCACCCCGCACCGCCGTGCACTCGACAGCGACGGAATTCCTGTGATCACCACATCGGGCCTCACGAAGGTCTACCAGTCCCGTGGCCGCGAGGTCACCGCCCTGGACGGCGTCGATCTCCACGTCCGCGAGGGCGAGGTCTACGGAGTCATCGGCCAGAGCGGCGCCGGCAAGTCCTCCCTCATCCGCTGCGTGAACCTGCTGGAGCGCCCCACCACCGGCACCGTCACCGTCGACGGCGTGGACCTCACCGCGCTCGCCGGCCGCGGCCGCCGCGCCGGCAAGGAACTCCGCGAGGCCCGCAGCCGCATCGGCATGGTGTTCCAGCACTTCAACCTGTTGTCCTCGCGCACCGTGCAGGCCAACATCGAGCTGCCCCTGGAGATCCTCGGGATCTCCGGCCGCGAGCGCTCGCGCAAGGCCGTCGAACTCCTCGACCTCGTGGGCCTCGCCGACAAGGCCAAGGCCTACCCCGCCCAGCTCTCCGGCGGCCAGAAGCAGCGCGTCGGCATCGCCCGCGCCCTGGCCGGCGACCCCAAGGTGCTGCTCTCCGACGAGGCCACCAGCGCCCTGGACCCCGAGACCACCCGCTCGATCCTGCAACTGCTGCGCGACCTCAACCGCCAGCTCGGCCTGACCGTCCTCCTGATCACCCACGAGATGGACGTGGTCAAGGCCGTCTGCGACTCCGCCGCACTGATGAAGAACGGCCGGGTCCTCGAGTCCGGCACCGTCTCGGAACTGCTGGCCACCCCCGGCTCCGAGCTGGCCGCCGAACTGTTCCCCGTCAGCGGTGTCGCCGGCGGCCCCGACCGCACGGTCGTCGACGTCACCTTCCACGGCGAAGCGGCGACCCGCCCGGTCATCTCCCAGCTCTCTCGGACCTACAACATCGACATATCGATCCTGGGTGCCGCGATGGACACCGTCGGCGGGAAGCAGATCGGCCGCATGCGGATCGAGCTGCCCGGCCGCTACGAGGACAACGTGGTCCCCGTGGGCTTCCTCCGGGAGCAGGGCCTCCAGATCGACGTGGTCGACGAGGTCGAGGACGTACAGACCGCGGTGAACACGATCACCGACGCACTGGTCAAGGAAGGTGCCAAGTGACCTGGTCCGAGATGCAGCCCCTGCTCACCCAGGGCACGTACGACACCCTCTACATGGTCCTGTGGTCCACCCTGGTGACCGTGGTCGGCGGCCTGCCCATCGGCATCCTCCTCGTCCTCACCGACAAGGGCGGCCTGCTGCAGAACCAGCCGCTCAACAAGGTCCTCGGCGTGATCGTGAACATCGGCCGCTCGCTGCCGTTCATCATCCTGCTGATCTTCCTGATCCCGGTCACCACGGCGGTCGTCGGCACCTTCATCGGACCCACCGCCATGATCGTCCCGCTCGCCATCGGCGCCATCCCCTTCTTCGCGCGGCTCGTCGAGACGGCCGTCCGCGAGGTGGACCACGGCCTCGTCGAGGCCGTCGAGTCCATGGGCGGCGGCGTGCCGACCCTGGTCGGCAAGGTCCTGCTGCCCCAGGCCCTGCCCTCCCTGATCGCCGGCGTCACCACCACCGTGATCACCCTCGTCGGCTACTCCGCCATGGCGGGCGCCGTCGGCGGCGAGGGACTCGGCTCCAAGGCCATCACGTACGGCTTCCAGCGCTTCGAGACCGGCTTCATGGTCGCCACCGTCGTGGTCCTGATCGCCCTCGTCACCGTGATCCAGCTGATCGGCGACGGCGTGGTACGCGTCCTCGCCCGCCGCGGCCGGACGGCCTGAACCACCAGGCCCCCCGAACCCCCACCCCCAGAGAGCCCGCACTTGTCGTGCTTGGGCCACCACCCCGCAAGACCCGCGCGCGATCCGCGCCCTTGCAAGCAATGAAAGGCACTCTTCGTGCGTAAGAACATCAAGCTCACCGCTTTCGCCGCCGCGTCCGCCGCGCTCGCCCTCGGCCTCACCGCCTGCGGCAGCTCCTCCGACCCGTCCTCCGCCAAGACCGACGGCGGCAAGGCGGACGAGAGCAAGGCGCTGGTCATCGCCGCGTCCCCGAGCCCGCACGCCGACATCCTGAACTTCGTCAAGGACAAGCTGGCGGCCAAGAACGGCCTCAAGCTGGAGGTGAAGGAGTTCACGGACTACGTCCTGCCCAACACCGCCACCGAGCAGGGTCAGGTCGACGGCAACTACTTCCAGCACAAGCCGTACCTCGACGACTTCAACAAGAAGAACGGCACGCACATCGTGCCCGTCGTGAACGTGCACCTGGAGCCCCTCGGCCTCTACTCCAAGAAGATCAAGGCCATCGGTGACATCAAGCCCGGCCAGACGATCGCCGTGCCCAACGACACCACCAACGAAGGCCGCGCGCTCCAACTGCTGGCCACCAACAACCTGATCACCCTCAAGGAGGGTGTCGGCACCAGCGCCAAGCTGTCCGACATCACCGACAAGAAGGGCCTGGAGTTCAAGGAGCTGGAGGCCGCCACGGTCCCGCGCGCCCTGAACGACGTGGACGCCGCCATCATCAACGGCAACTACGCCATCGAGGCCAACCTCGCGCCCGCCAAGGACGCGCTGGTCCTGGAGAAGGCCGAGGGCAACCCCTACGCCAACTTCCTCGCCGTCAAGGACGGGAACCAGAACGACCCGCGCGTCCAGAAGCTCGCCAAGCTCCTGAACTCCGACGAGGTCAAGAAGTTCATCGAGGACAAGTACCAGGGCTCGGTCGTCCCCGCCTTCGGCGCCCCGAAGGCCTGACGCACGGCGGTACTTCGGCCCCGCACGCCCCCGCCGGCGTGCGGGGCCGCGCGCTGCCCGCTTCCGGGTAACCCGGCCCTGCACAACCCACGGCCGATGCTGCATGCTGTGGCCTACGACCCGCACAAACGGTCCCGCAACACGGTCGCACTGCACCACGGCGCACTGCACCACGGTCGCACCACGGTCTCAGGCATGGAGCTGCGCATGACTACCACCTTCCCGGACGTCACCATCAGCACGGACCGGCTGGTGCTGCGCCCCTTCGAGGTGGAGGACGTCACCGCGCTCGCCGAGATGATGAACGACGAACACGTCACCGCGTGGACCACCGCCGCGCACCCGTACACCCACGCCGACGCGCACCGTTGGGCCGCCCGCGACTCCCACGCCGAACGCACCGAGGGCCGCGGCATCGTCCTGGCCGTCACCGAGTTCCTCACCCACCGCCTCGTCGGCGCCGTCCGCCTGATGAACACCGACTGGCGGACCCTCACCACCGAGGTCGGCTACGTCACCGCCCCCTGGGCCCGGGGCGAGGGCTACGCGAGCGAATCCGTGCTCGCCGTCGCCCAATGGCTCTTCCGCGACCGGGGGTTCGAGCGCCTCGAACTGCGCACCGCCGCCGACAACACCGCCTCCCAACAGGTCGCCCAGAAGATCGGCTGCATCAGCGAGGGCGTCCTGCGCAACGCCTGCATAGTGCGCACCCAGAACGGCGCCGGCGGCTGGACCGAGACCCGCAGCGACCTCATCGTCTGGGGCCTGGTCCCCGAGGACCTCGACGACGACGAGGGCTACGACGGCTACCCCGGCTACGGGGACCAGCACGCGTTCGGGCAGCGCGCCGACGCGAGCGGATACCCCGTCGGGGCCGACTGGAGCTGACCCGATGACCAGGTAGTCTCACCGTGCCCGCCCCCCCGACGCATCCCAGGAGACTGACGACGATGGCCGACCGGGTCACGGTGATCGGCTGGGACGGTTCGCCCTTGACCGCGGCCGCCCGGTCCGCGCTCTCCGCCGCCACCCTCGTGGCCGGCGCGGCCCACCACCTCGCGCTCCCCGAGATCCCCCCCGGCGCGGAACGCATCCGCCTCGGCAGCCTCGGCCTCGCCGCCCGCCGGATCGCCGGCCACCGCGGCACCGCCGTGGTCCTGGCCGACGGCGACCCCGGCTTCTTCGGGGTCGTACGCACCCTGCGCGCCCCCGAACACGGCCTCGAAGTCGAGGTGGTCCCCGCCGTCTCGGCCGTGGCCGCCGCCTTCGCCCGCGCCGGCATGCCCTGGGACGACGCCCAGGTCGTCGTGGCCCACCCCCGCACCCTGCGCCGCGCCGTCAACGTCTGCCGCGCCCACGGCAAGGTCGCCGTCCTCACCTCACCCGGAGCGGGCCCCGCCGAACTGGCCCTGCTGCTCGGCGGAGTCCACCGGACCTTCGTCATCTGCGAGGAACTCGGCACCGAACGGGAACGGGTCACCGTCCTCACCTCCGACCGGGTCGCCGACCACACCTGGCGCGACCCCAACGTCGTCATCGTCATCGGCGGCGCCGCCCAGGCCGGCGGCGTCGCGGCCGACCCCGGCTGGCTGCTCGGCCAGGGCGTCGCGGCCGGCGGTGACCGGGGCTGGGCCCGACCGCAGGCCGACACCGGCGAGGGCGAGTCCGCCCTGCTGCGGGCCGCCCAGCTCGCCCGACTCGGCCCGCGCCCCGGCGACCTCGTCTGGGACATCGGCACCGGCTCCGGCACCCTCGCCCTGGACGCCGCCGCGTTCGGCGCCGCCGTCATCGCCGTCGACGCGGACCCGCACGCCTGCGCCCGCCTCGCCACCGCCGCCCGCGGCCGCGGCACACAGCTCCAGATCGTCAACGGTCGCGCGCCCCACGTCCTCGAAGACCTCCCCGAACCCGACGTCGTGCGGGTCGGCGGAGGCGGAGCCGAGGTCGTCGCCGCCGTCGCGGACCGGCGCCCCGAGCGGATCGTCAGCCACGCCTCGACCCGCGACGAGGCCGAGGCCATCGGCCGCACCCTCACCGAACACGGGTACGCCGTCGAGTGCGCGCTGCTCCAGTCCGTCGGCCTCGACACCCGCTCCTGGACCGAACGACAGCGTTCCGTCGTCTTCCTGCTGGCCGCCGAACGCCCTGCGAACCGCCCGGACAGGACCTGAGGAAGGGCCCGGGGTAGGCTGACCGATCGGCGTACCGCCCACAGACCACGCGACGTGGCGCAGTCCACAACGGACCGTGGTGATTTCCGGCCGACACGGTGGCCGGCGAGCGCGACAATGCTCAGTGGTTGTCGTGTGTACGGGCGTGACGCGAACGCGACGCACGGCGACCCCGCTCGTTGGTCACGTGGGCGTCGGGCGATCGAAGAGGCAACACCGATGGGCGAGGGGTACGCATGACTGACACCGGCCAGGTTCCGGGCGAGGGCCACCCGGACAACGCGGGCATGGTGGATCAGCAGAGCATCCCCGCCCCGGTCCCGCCGCAGATCCCGGCGGGCTACGCCTTCCAGGACCTCGTGGACAATCCGGCCGAGCCGGAGGACGAGGAACTGCTGCTGATGCCGAGCGGCCAGGGCGCGTGGAGCGACCCGCAGCTGGTTCCGCCGCCGGCGTTCCCGATCGAGTCGGCCCCCGCGTACGACGAGGCCCCCGCGTACGAGCAGTACGCGCAGCAGTCCGCGGCCCCGACCGGCCCGTACGCCGACGCCACGGCCGCCCCGGCGTACGCCGACCCGGCCGCCGCGCCCCGGTTCCCCGAGCCGGCGGCGCCCGCCTACACCGAGCCCGCGCCCGTCCACCCCGAGGCCGCCGCGCCCGGGTACGCCGAGCCCGCGCATCCGGGCTTCCCCGACGCCGGACAGCCGGAGCCGTTCTACAGCGCCGGTGCCCACGAGGCGGGCGGCCGGGACTCCGGTTCGCTCGACCTCGGCGGCCTGCTGATCCCGTCGCCCACCGCGCCGCCGGTCCCGCCGGCTCCCGCGACCCCCTCCCGGCGCCCCCTGCACATGGGCCCGCCCGTCCCCGAGGCCGGCGGACTCGTACGTTCCCTCGCCGACCGGGGTCCGGCTGCCGCGCCGCAGACCCCCGTGACGCCGATGCCGATCCGCCAGGCCGGGCCGCCGACCACGGGCCCCGAGTACCTGGACATCCCGCGCGCCGAGGACGTCCCCGCCCCCGCCGCGCCGCAGGGTGAGATCCCGCCGCAGGCCGGCGCCCCCTGGGCCGCCGAGCCGGTCCTCCCGGCCCCCGAGCCCGTCGCCGAGGCGGAGCCCGTCGCCGCCGCGGTGGAGCCCGAGTCCGAGACCCCGGTGGAGCCCGTGCGGGCCGCCGAGGCCGCGCCGGTCGAGGCCGAACCGGTCCCGGCGAACGAGCCCGAGCCCGTCGTCGTCCCGGAGCCGGCGGCCGAGGCCGTCGAACCCGTCGAGACGGCCCCGCCCGCCGAGGTCCCCGCGCCCGCCGACGCCGTGGCGGCCCCGGCGCCCGCGGAGGCCGGCACGGCGCCCGCACCGCAGCCCGAGCCCGAGCCCGCCCCGGAACCGGTCGTCGCGGTCGAGCCCCCGCCCGCCGTGGTGGAGGCCGCGCCCGAGATTCCGCAGCCCGTCGTCGAGACCGCGCCGCCGGCCGCGCCCGAGGCCGTCGCGGCGCCGATCGAGCCCCAGCCGCTGCCCGCCGAAGCCGTGGAGAGCGC of the Streptomyces sp. NBC_01426 genome contains:
- a CDS encoding GNAT family N-acetyltransferase gives rise to the protein MTTTFPDVTISTDRLVLRPFEVEDVTALAEMMNDEHVTAWTTAAHPYTHADAHRWAARDSHAERTEGRGIVLAVTEFLTHRLVGAVRLMNTDWRTLTTEVGYVTAPWARGEGYASESVLAVAQWLFRDRGFERLELRTAADNTASQQVAQKIGCISEGVLRNACIVRTQNGAGGWTETRSDLIVWGLVPEDLDDDEGYDGYPGYGDQHAFGQRADASGYPVGADWS
- a CDS encoding methionine ABC transporter ATP-binding protein, yielding MITTSGLTKVYQSRGREVTALDGVDLHVREGEVYGVIGQSGAGKSSLIRCVNLLERPTTGTVTVDGVDLTALAGRGRRAGKELREARSRIGMVFQHFNLLSSRTVQANIELPLEILGISGRERSRKAVELLDLVGLADKAKAYPAQLSGGQKQRVGIARALAGDPKVLLSDEATSALDPETTRSILQLLRDLNRQLGLTVLLITHEMDVVKAVCDSAALMKNGRVLESGTVSELLATPGSELAAELFPVSGVAGGPDRTVVDVTFHGEAATRPVISQLSRTYNIDISILGAAMDTVGGKQIGRMRIELPGRYEDNVVPVGFLREQGLQIDVVDEVEDVQTAVNTITDALVKEGAK
- a CDS encoding sigma-70 family RNA polymerase sigma factor gives rise to the protein MDLLKDANLLNELGPLLSAEAAAEAPAAGVDAADLEQAVWVRLLESGPAPEPADRASWLRRAVRAEARGARRRARREVPYGARPGSAGAEPEDAALHGEVNRVLRSAVARLPGRCPELIGALLSPRDLTYREIAGELGISQGSLGPVRSRCLGCLRRMLAAEVAAPDLRGRER
- the cbiE gene encoding precorrin-6y C5,15-methyltransferase (decarboxylating) subunit CbiE → MADRVTVIGWDGSPLTAAARSALSAATLVAGAAHHLALPEIPPGAERIRLGSLGLAARRIAGHRGTAVVLADGDPGFFGVVRTLRAPEHGLEVEVVPAVSAVAAAFARAGMPWDDAQVVVAHPRTLRRAVNVCRAHGKVAVLTSPGAGPAELALLLGGVHRTFVICEELGTERERVTVLTSDRVADHTWRDPNVVIVIGGAAQAGGVAADPGWLLGQGVAAGGDRGWARPQADTGEGESALLRAAQLARLGPRPGDLVWDIGTGSGTLALDAAAFGAAVIAVDADPHACARLATAARGRGTQLQIVNGRAPHVLEDLPEPDVVRVGGGGAEVVAAVADRRPERIVSHASTRDEAEAIGRTLTEHGYAVECALLQSVGLDTRSWTERQRSVVFLLAAERPANRPDRT
- a CDS encoding GNAT family N-acetyltransferase, translated to MGMSVTISAAAAEDAEQIFKLQYLAFQSEAELYGNYLIQPLTQSLDSLKAELETDTVLVARLGDEVVGTVRGNVDEDGTGRIAKLCVHPRLQGHGLGARLLRAVEAALTGDGETSRFRLHTGHKSEANLRLYRKAGYIRVGDRTASDGVHLVILEKEAKAASDFAVSA
- a CDS encoding MetQ/NlpA family ABC transporter substrate-binding protein; the protein is MRKNIKLTAFAAASAALALGLTACGSSSDPSSAKTDGGKADESKALVIAASPSPHADILNFVKDKLAAKNGLKLEVKEFTDYVLPNTATEQGQVDGNYFQHKPYLDDFNKKNGTHIVPVVNVHLEPLGLYSKKIKAIGDIKPGQTIAVPNDTTNEGRALQLLATNNLITLKEGVGTSAKLSDITDKKGLEFKELEAATVPRALNDVDAAIINGNYAIEANLAPAKDALVLEKAEGNPYANFLAVKDGNQNDPRVQKLAKLLNSDEVKKFIEDKYQGSVVPAFGAPKA
- a CDS encoding methionine ABC transporter permease, with the translated sequence MTWSEMQPLLTQGTYDTLYMVLWSTLVTVVGGLPIGILLVLTDKGGLLQNQPLNKVLGVIVNIGRSLPFIILLIFLIPVTTAVVGTFIGPTAMIVPLAIGAIPFFARLVETAVREVDHGLVEAVESMGGGVPTLVGKVLLPQALPSLIAGVTTTVITLVGYSAMAGAVGGEGLGSKAITYGFQRFETGFMVATVVVLIALVTVIQLIGDGVVRVLARRGRTA